A single window of Eucalyptus grandis isolate ANBG69807.140 chromosome 1, ASM1654582v1, whole genome shotgun sequence DNA harbors:
- the LOC104448619 gene encoding probable prolyl 4-hydroxylase 12 isoform X2, producing the protein MAAFPSILLVAFLLPLSSCFAESRKELRDKGVDRDMAIAMGNSFLSNRLDPSRVIQLSWRPRLFLYRGFMTDEECDHLKSLVHGTNKNMRRDDDLDKVARQRRSLSSEIPLDLTDDIVTRIEERISAWSFLPKEMGRRIQIMQFGFEEGKQKYDYYGNASVPTQAKNLVATVILYLSNVTQGGEILFPESELNGKSWSDCGKSDDLLRPMKGDAILFFSLHLDASPDTSSTHTRCPVIEGEMWCAMKLFHIRPLDSEKTSLDSDSDGCTDEDENCPRWAATGECQKNPVYMIGSPDYYGTCRKSCNAC; encoded by the exons ATGGCGGCTTTTCCTTCGATTCTTCTCGTGGCTTTCCTACTCCCGCTGTCCAGCTGTTTCGCGGAGAG CCGGAAGGAGCTCAGGGATAAGGGTGTTGACAGGGACATGGCCATTGCAATGGGGAACTCATTTCTTTCCAACAGACTTGACCCCTCACGGGTTATCCAGCTCTCATGGCGACCAAG GCTCTTTTTGTATAGGGGTTTTATGACGGATGAAGAGTGTGATCACCTTAAGTCGTTG GTCCATGGTACCAATAAGAACATGAGGAGGGATGATGATTTGGATAAAGTTGCTAGGCAAAGGCGTTCGTTGAGCTCTGAAATTCCATTAGATCTGACA GATGACATAGTGACAAGGATCGAGGAAAGGATTTCAGCTTGGAGTTTTCTACCTAAAG AGATGGGCAGGCGCATACAGATAATGCAATTTGGGTTTGAAGAAGGTAAACAAAAGTATGATTATTATGGTAATGCTTCCGTGCCAACACAGGCCAAGAATTTGGTGGCAACGGTTATTTTGTATCTTTCGAATGTCACTCAGGGTGGGGAGATACTTTTCCCTGAGTCAGAG CTGAACGGTAAGAGCTGGTCTGATTGTGGCAAGAGTGATGACCTCTTGAGACCAATGAAAGGGGATGCTatcttgtttttctctctccatctcgATGCATCTCCTGACACGAGCAGCACCCACACTAGGTGCCCCGTCATTGAAGGTGAAATGTGGTGTGCCATGAAGCTCTTTCACATACGACCCCTAGACAGTGAAAAGACATCCTTGGACTCTGACAGCGACGGCTGCACTGATGAGGATGAGAATTGTCCGAGATGGGCTGCCACTGGCGAATGCCAAAAGAATCCAGTATACATGATTGGCTCACCAGATTACTACGGGACATGTAGGAAGAGTTGCAACGCATGCTGA
- the LOC104448619 gene encoding probable prolyl 4-hydroxylase 12 isoform X1, which produces MAAFPSILLVAFLLPLSSCFAESSRKELRDKGVDRDMAIAMGNSFLSNRLDPSRVIQLSWRPRLFLYRGFMTDEECDHLKSLVHGTNKNMRRDDDLDKVARQRRSLSSEIPLDLTDDIVTRIEERISAWSFLPKEMGRRIQIMQFGFEEGKQKYDYYGNASVPTQAKNLVATVILYLSNVTQGGEILFPESELNGKSWSDCGKSDDLLRPMKGDAILFFSLHLDASPDTSSTHTRCPVIEGEMWCAMKLFHIRPLDSEKTSLDSDSDGCTDEDENCPRWAATGECQKNPVYMIGSPDYYGTCRKSCNAC; this is translated from the exons ATGGCGGCTTTTCCTTCGATTCTTCTCGTGGCTTTCCTACTCCCGCTGTCCAGCTGTTTCGCGGAGAG CAGCCGGAAGGAGCTCAGGGATAAGGGTGTTGACAGGGACATGGCCATTGCAATGGGGAACTCATTTCTTTCCAACAGACTTGACCCCTCACGGGTTATCCAGCTCTCATGGCGACCAAG GCTCTTTTTGTATAGGGGTTTTATGACGGATGAAGAGTGTGATCACCTTAAGTCGTTG GTCCATGGTACCAATAAGAACATGAGGAGGGATGATGATTTGGATAAAGTTGCTAGGCAAAGGCGTTCGTTGAGCTCTGAAATTCCATTAGATCTGACA GATGACATAGTGACAAGGATCGAGGAAAGGATTTCAGCTTGGAGTTTTCTACCTAAAG AGATGGGCAGGCGCATACAGATAATGCAATTTGGGTTTGAAGAAGGTAAACAAAAGTATGATTATTATGGTAATGCTTCCGTGCCAACACAGGCCAAGAATTTGGTGGCAACGGTTATTTTGTATCTTTCGAATGTCACTCAGGGTGGGGAGATACTTTTCCCTGAGTCAGAG CTGAACGGTAAGAGCTGGTCTGATTGTGGCAAGAGTGATGACCTCTTGAGACCAATGAAAGGGGATGCTatcttgtttttctctctccatctcgATGCATCTCCTGACACGAGCAGCACCCACACTAGGTGCCCCGTCATTGAAGGTGAAATGTGGTGTGCCATGAAGCTCTTTCACATACGACCCCTAGACAGTGAAAAGACATCCTTGGACTCTGACAGCGACGGCTGCACTGATGAGGATGAGAATTGTCCGAGATGGGCTGCCACTGGCGAATGCCAAAAGAATCCAGTATACATGATTGGCTCACCAGATTACTACGGGACATGTAGGAAGAGTTGCAACGCATGCTGA
- the LOC104448619 gene encoding probable prolyl 4-hydroxylase 12 isoform X3, with product MATKVRLFLYRGFMTDEECDHLKSLVHGTNKNMRRDDDLDKVARQRRSLSSEIPLDLTDDIVTRIEERISAWSFLPKEMGRRIQIMQFGFEEGKQKYDYYGNASVPTQAKNLVATVILYLSNVTQGGEILFPESELNGKSWSDCGKSDDLLRPMKGDAILFFSLHLDASPDTSSTHTRCPVIEGEMWCAMKLFHIRPLDSEKTSLDSDSDGCTDEDENCPRWAATGECQKNPVYMIGSPDYYGTCRKSCNAC from the exons ATGGCGACCAAGGTCAG GCTCTTTTTGTATAGGGGTTTTATGACGGATGAAGAGTGTGATCACCTTAAGTCGTTG GTCCATGGTACCAATAAGAACATGAGGAGGGATGATGATTTGGATAAAGTTGCTAGGCAAAGGCGTTCGTTGAGCTCTGAAATTCCATTAGATCTGACA GATGACATAGTGACAAGGATCGAGGAAAGGATTTCAGCTTGGAGTTTTCTACCTAAAG AGATGGGCAGGCGCATACAGATAATGCAATTTGGGTTTGAAGAAGGTAAACAAAAGTATGATTATTATGGTAATGCTTCCGTGCCAACACAGGCCAAGAATTTGGTGGCAACGGTTATTTTGTATCTTTCGAATGTCACTCAGGGTGGGGAGATACTTTTCCCTGAGTCAGAG CTGAACGGTAAGAGCTGGTCTGATTGTGGCAAGAGTGATGACCTCTTGAGACCAATGAAAGGGGATGCTatcttgtttttctctctccatctcgATGCATCTCCTGACACGAGCAGCACCCACACTAGGTGCCCCGTCATTGAAGGTGAAATGTGGTGTGCCATGAAGCTCTTTCACATACGACCCCTAGACAGTGAAAAGACATCCTTGGACTCTGACAGCGACGGCTGCACTGATGAGGATGAGAATTGTCCGAGATGGGCTGCCACTGGCGAATGCCAAAAGAATCCAGTATACATGATTGGCTCACCAGATTACTACGGGACATGTAGGAAGAGTTGCAACGCATGCTGA